A single window of Eucalyptus grandis isolate ANBG69807.140 chromosome 1, ASM1654582v1, whole genome shotgun sequence DNA harbors:
- the LOC104452134 gene encoding GTP-binding protein SAR1B isoform X1, producing the protein MFLVNRLYGTQASLGLRQEEAKISLLGLDNAGKTTLLRMLKDERLVLPLPTQFPTSEGLRIGKTKFKAFDLGGSQIARRVWPDYYAKVKLLCFSLLLNVAPLFFSPLERSSSADAVVYVVDACDKERFAESKRELDALLSDEALAKVPFLVLGNKIDIPHAASEDELRYHLGLTDFTTGKGKVDLGDQTVRPLEVFMCSVVRKMGYGEGFEWMSQYIK; encoded by the exons ATGTTTCTGGTGAATCGGCTCTATGGAACTCAGGCCTCTCTGGGTCTGCGCCAGGAGGAAGCCAAGATCTCGCTCTTGGGACTAGATAATGCTGGGAAGACCACCCTGCTCCGAATGCTGAAGGACGAG AGATTGGTTCTGCCCCTACCCACCCAGTTCCCGACTTCTGAGGGACTGCGTATAGGGAAGACAAAGTTCAAAGCTTTCGACTTGGGTGGAAGCCAGATCGCTCGGAGGGTCTGGCCAGACTACTACGCTAAGGTGAAGCTCCTCTGTTTTTCTCTCCTCTTGAACGTAGctcctctgtttttttctcctcttgaaCGTAgctcctct GCGGATGCAGTGGTATATGTGGTGGACGCCTGCGACAAGGAGAGGTTTGCAGAATCAAAGAGGGAGCTCGACGCCCTGCTTTCAGATGAAGCTCTTGCTAAGGTGCCTTTCCTCGTGCTCGGGAACAAGATCGATATCCCGCATGCGGCTTCGGAGGACGAGCTGCGATATCATCTCGGGCTCACCGACTTCACGACTGGCAAAGGGAAAGTGGATCTTGGGGATCAGACTGTCAGGCCCCTCGAGGTGTTCATGTGCAGCGTCGTGCGCAAGATGGGCTACGGCGAAGGGTTCGAGTGGATGTCGCAGTACATCAAGTAG
- the LOC104452134 gene encoding GTP-binding protein SAR1B isoform X2, translating into MFLVNRLYGTQASLGLRQEEAKISLLGLDNAGKTTLLRMLKDERLVLPLPTQFPTSEGLRIGKTKFKAFDLGGSQIARRVWPDYYAKVKLLCFSLLLNADAVVYVVDACDKERFAESKRELDALLSDEALAKVPFLVLGNKIDIPHAASEDELRYHLGLTDFTTGKGKVDLGDQTVRPLEVFMCSVVRKMGYGEGFEWMSQYIK; encoded by the exons ATGTTTCTGGTGAATCGGCTCTATGGAACTCAGGCCTCTCTGGGTCTGCGCCAGGAGGAAGCCAAGATCTCGCTCTTGGGACTAGATAATGCTGGGAAGACCACCCTGCTCCGAATGCTGAAGGACGAG AGATTGGTTCTGCCCCTACCCACCCAGTTCCCGACTTCTGAGGGACTGCGTATAGGGAAGACAAAGTTCAAAGCTTTCGACTTGGGTGGAAGCCAGATCGCTCGGAGGGTCTGGCCAGACTACTACGCTAAGGTGAAGCTCCTCTGTTTTTCTCTCCTCTTGAAC GCGGATGCAGTGGTATATGTGGTGGACGCCTGCGACAAGGAGAGGTTTGCAGAATCAAAGAGGGAGCTCGACGCCCTGCTTTCAGATGAAGCTCTTGCTAAGGTGCCTTTCCTCGTGCTCGGGAACAAGATCGATATCCCGCATGCGGCTTCGGAGGACGAGCTGCGATATCATCTCGGGCTCACCGACTTCACGACTGGCAAAGGGAAAGTGGATCTTGGGGATCAGACTGTCAGGCCCCTCGAGGTGTTCATGTGCAGCGTCGTGCGCAAGATGGGCTACGGCGAAGGGTTCGAGTGGATGTCGCAGTACATCAAGTAG
- the LOC104452134 gene encoding GTP-binding protein SAR1B isoform X3, translating into MFLVNRLYGTQASLGLRQEEAKISLLGLDNAGKTTLLRMLKDERLVLPLPTQFPTSEGLRIGKTKFKAFDLGGSQIARRVWPDYYAKADAVVYVVDACDKERFAESKRELDALLSDEALAKVPFLVLGNKIDIPHAASEDELRYHLGLTDFTTGKGKVDLGDQTVRPLEVFMCSVVRKMGYGEGFEWMSQYIK; encoded by the exons ATGTTTCTGGTGAATCGGCTCTATGGAACTCAGGCCTCTCTGGGTCTGCGCCAGGAGGAAGCCAAGATCTCGCTCTTGGGACTAGATAATGCTGGGAAGACCACCCTGCTCCGAATGCTGAAGGACGAG AGATTGGTTCTGCCCCTACCCACCCAGTTCCCGACTTCTGAGGGACTGCGTATAGGGAAGACAAAGTTCAAAGCTTTCGACTTGGGTGGAAGCCAGATCGCTCGGAGGGTCTGGCCAGACTACTACGCTAAG GCGGATGCAGTGGTATATGTGGTGGACGCCTGCGACAAGGAGAGGTTTGCAGAATCAAAGAGGGAGCTCGACGCCCTGCTTTCAGATGAAGCTCTTGCTAAGGTGCCTTTCCTCGTGCTCGGGAACAAGATCGATATCCCGCATGCGGCTTCGGAGGACGAGCTGCGATATCATCTCGGGCTCACCGACTTCACGACTGGCAAAGGGAAAGTGGATCTTGGGGATCAGACTGTCAGGCCCCTCGAGGTGTTCATGTGCAGCGTCGTGCGCAAGATGGGCTACGGCGAAGGGTTCGAGTGGATGTCGCAGTACATCAAGTAG
- the LOC104455250 gene encoding probable polygalacturonase isoform X2 has protein sequence MGALLLLLALSNAVNTRGGDSDRQCEYKLALDLDPRPHSVSITEFGAVGDGKTLNTVAFQNAIFYLKSFADKGGAQLYVPPGRWLTGSFNLTSHLTLFLERGATVLASQDPSHWDIVEPLPSYGRGIETPGRRYRSLINAYGLRDVVITGDNGTIDGQGSFWWDLFTSHSLNYSRPHLVEFVEAKHVVVSNITFLNAPAYNIHPVYCSDVHIQNVSITASPESPQTVGIVPDSSDNVCIEDCSISMGYDSISLKSGWDEYGISYSRPTSHVYIRRAYLQSYSGAAIAFGSEMSGGISDVHVNHVSIHSSSSGVEFRTTRGRGGYIEDITVSDVDMDDVHIAFGAKGHFGSHPDENFDPNALPVLRYITLKNVVGRSITVAGNFTGISESPFTSISLSNISLSLNSGSVTSWICSDVSGSSSSVLPEPCPELAGSSSNSSSAGISSITAIGNSAAL, from the exons ATG GGAGCATTGCTCTTGCTTCTGGCACTGAGCAATGCCGTGAATACAAGAGGAGGAGATAGTGATAGGCAATGTGAGTATAAACTGGCATTGGATTTGGATCCAAGACCGCATAGTGTGTCTATAACGGAGTTTGGGGCCGTTGGAGACGGGAAAACTCTAAACACCGTCGCCTTCCAGAATGCCATTTTCTACCTCAAGTCCTTTGCTGACAAGGGAGGCGCTCAGCTTTACGTGCCTCCTGGGAGGTGGCTCACTGGAAGTTTTAACCTCACTAGCCATCTCACTCTCTTCTTGGAAAGAGGGGCCACGGTTCTTGCATCTCAG GACCCATCTCACTGGGATATTGTGGAACCTCTCCCATCTTATGGACGCGGGATAGAAACTCCAGGAAGAAGATACCGAAGCTTGATAAATGCATATGGGTTGCGTGATGTGGTGATAACAG GTGATAATGGAACGATTGATGGTCAAGGCTCATTTTGGTGGGATTTATTCACCAGTCACTCCTTGAACTACAGTCGCCCTCATCTTGTGGAATTTGTAGAGGCAAAACATGTAGTGGTGTCAAACATTACATTCTTGAACGCTCCTGCCTATAACATCCATCCAGTCTATTGCAG TGATGTGCACATCCAGAATGTTTCAATTACTGCTTCACCAGAATCCCCTCAGACTGTTGGCATTGTACCAG ATTCCTCAGACAATGTATGCATAGAGGATTGCAGCATTAGCATGGGGTATGACTCCATCTCGCTCAAGAGTGGATGGGATGAATATGGAATTTCCTACAGCAGGCCCACCTCTCATGTTTACATTAGGCGGGCGTACTTGCAGTCATACTCTGGGGCTGCGATCGCCTTTGGTAGCGAGATGTCTGGTGGGATTTCCGATGTCCACGTGAATCATGTCAGCATACACAGCTCATCAAGTGGCGTAGAATTCCGAACAACACGGGGCCGAGGTGGCTACATCGAAGACATAACTGTATCTGATGTTGACATGGATGACGTCCACATAGCATTTGGTGCAAAGGGTCACTTTGGGTCTCATCCGGATGAAAATTTCGATCCAAATGCTCTCCCAGTTTTGCGCTACATTACTTTAAAGAATGTGGTGGGAAGAAGCATCACGGTTGCTGGAAATTTCACAGGAATTAGCGAATCTCCATTCACTTCCATCTCTTTGTCTAATATCTCCTTGTCCCTCAACTCTGGTTCAGTGACATCTTGGATTTGTTCCGATGTTTCGGGTTCTTCGTCATCTGTGCTTCCTGAACCATGTCCTGAGCTTGCAGGCTCGTCCTCAAATTCTTCCTCAGCTGGCATATCTAGCATAACTGCCATTGGTAATTCGGCAGCCTTGTGa
- the LOC104455250 gene encoding probable polygalacturonase isoform X1 yields MLGALLLLLALSNAVNTRGGDSDRQCEYKLALDLDPRPHSVSITEFGAVGDGKTLNTVAFQNAIFYLKSFADKGGAQLYVPPGRWLTGSFNLTSHLTLFLERGATVLASQDPSHWDIVEPLPSYGRGIETPGRRYRSLINAYGLRDVVITGDNGTIDGQGSFWWDLFTSHSLNYSRPHLVEFVEAKHVVVSNITFLNAPAYNIHPVYCSDVHIQNVSITASPESPQTVGIVPDSSDNVCIEDCSISMGYDSISLKSGWDEYGISYSRPTSHVYIRRAYLQSYSGAAIAFGSEMSGGISDVHVNHVSIHSSSSGVEFRTTRGRGGYIEDITVSDVDMDDVHIAFGAKGHFGSHPDENFDPNALPVLRYITLKNVVGRSITVAGNFTGISESPFTSISLSNISLSLNSGSVTSWICSDVSGSSSSVLPEPCPELAGSSSNSSSAGISSITAIGNSAAL; encoded by the exons ATGCTA GGAGCATTGCTCTTGCTTCTGGCACTGAGCAATGCCGTGAATACAAGAGGAGGAGATAGTGATAGGCAATGTGAGTATAAACTGGCATTGGATTTGGATCCAAGACCGCATAGTGTGTCTATAACGGAGTTTGGGGCCGTTGGAGACGGGAAAACTCTAAACACCGTCGCCTTCCAGAATGCCATTTTCTACCTCAAGTCCTTTGCTGACAAGGGAGGCGCTCAGCTTTACGTGCCTCCTGGGAGGTGGCTCACTGGAAGTTTTAACCTCACTAGCCATCTCACTCTCTTCTTGGAAAGAGGGGCCACGGTTCTTGCATCTCAG GACCCATCTCACTGGGATATTGTGGAACCTCTCCCATCTTATGGACGCGGGATAGAAACTCCAGGAAGAAGATACCGAAGCTTGATAAATGCATATGGGTTGCGTGATGTGGTGATAACAG GTGATAATGGAACGATTGATGGTCAAGGCTCATTTTGGTGGGATTTATTCACCAGTCACTCCTTGAACTACAGTCGCCCTCATCTTGTGGAATTTGTAGAGGCAAAACATGTAGTGGTGTCAAACATTACATTCTTGAACGCTCCTGCCTATAACATCCATCCAGTCTATTGCAG TGATGTGCACATCCAGAATGTTTCAATTACTGCTTCACCAGAATCCCCTCAGACTGTTGGCATTGTACCAG ATTCCTCAGACAATGTATGCATAGAGGATTGCAGCATTAGCATGGGGTATGACTCCATCTCGCTCAAGAGTGGATGGGATGAATATGGAATTTCCTACAGCAGGCCCACCTCTCATGTTTACATTAGGCGGGCGTACTTGCAGTCATACTCTGGGGCTGCGATCGCCTTTGGTAGCGAGATGTCTGGTGGGATTTCCGATGTCCACGTGAATCATGTCAGCATACACAGCTCATCAAGTGGCGTAGAATTCCGAACAACACGGGGCCGAGGTGGCTACATCGAAGACATAACTGTATCTGATGTTGACATGGATGACGTCCACATAGCATTTGGTGCAAAGGGTCACTTTGGGTCTCATCCGGATGAAAATTTCGATCCAAATGCTCTCCCAGTTTTGCGCTACATTACTTTAAAGAATGTGGTGGGAAGAAGCATCACGGTTGCTGGAAATTTCACAGGAATTAGCGAATCTCCATTCACTTCCATCTCTTTGTCTAATATCTCCTTGTCCCTCAACTCTGGTTCAGTGACATCTTGGATTTGTTCCGATGTTTCGGGTTCTTCGTCATCTGTGCTTCCTGAACCATGTCCTGAGCTTGCAGGCTCGTCCTCAAATTCTTCCTCAGCTGGCATATCTAGCATAACTGCCATTGGTAATTCGGCAGCCTTGTGa
- the LOC120295258 gene encoding uncharacterized protein LOC120295258, which produces MDKLEGHKNMADAAKSRLVADICSVSDRAIPCSHMAGRGPPCIDWYRLLGVEENAELDTIRKQYHKLALQLHPDKNCHPKAECAFKLVSEAYSCLSDDAKRKAFDLDRWRNLCWDCQIVPPPSSDSLKPVDGWRPHRIFPGFKDIRERFREEARVIERCLRAAAALKQRTINISSNTACASKTHLGSAHKESPIFDPSLYKADGYPHLRTRTCKMSDNFRCSSHRERSKSGEFGSPIFMGKKASAEKGMSSSRSVCLRS; this is translated from the exons ATGGACAAGTTGGAGGGGCACAAGAACATGGCCGACGCCGCCAAGTCCCGGCTGGTGGCCGACATTTGCTCCGTCTCCGACCGCGCAATCCCGTGCTCCCACATGGCGGGCCGTGGACCGCCCTGCATCGACTGGTATCGCCTCCTCGGA GtggaagaaaatgcagagctGGATACCATTCGGAAACAGTACCACAAGCTAG CGTTGCAGCTTCATCCAGATAAGAATTGCCATCCGAAAGCCGAGTGCGCATTCAAGCTCGTGTCGGAG GCGTATTCATGTCTATCTGATGATGCAAAGAGGAAAGCCTTCGACCTGGATAGGTGGAGGAACCTGTGCTGGGACTGCCAGATAGTCCCGCCTCCGAGCTCCGATTCTTTGAAGCCCGTGGATGGATGGAGACCCCATAGAATTTTCCCCGGATTCAAGGATATCAGAGAGAGGTTCAGAGAGGAAGCCAGAGTGATAGAGAGATGCCTGAGAGCCGCTGCGGCGCTGAAGCAACGAACCATCAACATTTCGTCGAACACCGCGTGCGCAAGCAAGACCCACCTCGGCAGCGCCCACAAGGAGAGCCCCATCTTCGACCCATCGCTTTATAAGGCTGATGGGTACCCTCATTTGAGGACCAGGACGTGCAAGATGTCGGACAACTTTCGGTGCTCTAGCCACAGAGAGAGAAGCAAGAGCGGGGAGTTCGGTTCTCCAATCTTCATGGGCAAGAAAGCATCAGCAGAGAAGGGGATGAGCAGCAGCAGATCAGTCTGTCTCCGTTCTTGA